In Mytilus edulis chromosome 4, xbMytEdul2.2, whole genome shotgun sequence, the following proteins share a genomic window:
- the LOC139521385 gene encoding interferon-induced very large GTPase 1-like, whose translation MEKAENYSQDELSESIVKEKYEDGDLVRHLIDFGPKKEKWIKVLRESFSVTRVIQLKYLTKDEIKKLQSYAEHDWEKEALNTLLKKEFTHEQMKELIHMIKRLKDDKSVYDDKQSSENEKKMKILQQTIGMNEVDFKVPREKEGLNAFVDSVSLHFDELQKTVNRTQLSNHAVIENASGGLALSGIYLDNLNNNYKKSRTVLELKDKDSVCLKQSIMTQMDNTETFNEFEKYDEYTRNVETLGVTLSGKLKASYLAASVEIGANFNRQKEKKENKQRITQKTYFCREKSCTIPVKSFEMTPDKVCLTPQAISRLKDIEELISLENSTQFIHAECLRFFKEFGSFVNMGTLEFGGTYKWKATYESELKSDEKKTSEALTTILTGYVNAGMSFGPKNAGVAASSDYVSEEEKSKLQLNQQDNSHTTLHINKVGGPTEVENFHIWRYGLLSFNSTWSLLDRGDLVGIWDIVCTQTTDFVNSESLSCMLNEAWVNKKNILNKDFTQAKDLQTKLKFTMQELKEWSQKEEPNIANCYLILQNLNTVKKLRLEVLKLERDPFVITNETIKTFFKRIVQQKKRFDETTVQLVKHTMRQILHPFCPEEMSACYSVSAWLLPDKTSVTHSRFSNEIKDLQSFVFITETKFVPYIKCNNLQQSTNADYITTEFQEICKRCLINMKENETFLDIILMTAVLLPFGFDILKSVFSRRLYVTYVDDIKDEVKLLLQMQDTVPAKSRIEVETCIVNLFIKNLRGTENIDKDEKSIFEIYLSPISNSGRYTKEFKELLSCQENASQSKLNIFEVNLKRFETKKKESLLPAISTEENIVQNPLIQNKTKILHTYDDHSSFLSLLSQLGLNNYYPDKIQLHDVVKLKTSQNSNLKSIPWFFLKGIISCSVRSRDEFLEELLDDLNETGSETNDDPWNSDSIQESLIKVAIHPLDLTVIVYQCCSPLLKQLFAEKMSLCKLAFPLVINHQDSLVVNLWSTRLSIVEERTNSTHKEMSAADVTSPIVSVIRLGEISMSKSIIINKMISKKGHDAYHHRNCSLGTSCRVISNGTIESAWCLSADRSVFYLNLRGDAFQHTSQVNFLLKLSSVIVVMLPIKMLDHEWTQSFLKTRITTSPDSRIIFAFDGQNESNHKAKELCDQFRQRNSVDKKTTLMCCLALRDVKINLDKMCKDLNDSISKLLNKKSLLNEKPEETNLLSQMKLKDNQSFSKRVASLRLPGVIVDEDLKMYTKYRHMAEKLMNLIPQKSSHVKEIVIPLQGELLLSLTNALKTASKSSEKLGNTKIDDLLNKVKEKRKEQANTFTQNEALLFIKTFLESIRRLYKSDEYYVIFVRYLKLFLDRRSREVIPGEREKYKQMWGTIQQAQKTDNTVSNSMKDKFKACEKNLADTSFGLEHLLRELGQVYEAMSFQKSNLSETELNYLDSIPEVVANLLLQGESFELMNGDVGYVPLMWIEAVFCHIMRIVGDKKVLILSVLGIQSSGKSTLLNTMFGLQFSVCAGRCTRGVYVQLLPVEDNKNYEYLLVVDTEGIRAPELKDTRYDHDNELATYVIGMGDVILININGENTIELTDILGIVVQALMRLRTVNKTSELKKRCIFVHQNVAASDASDKMLQQRQNLVDELNERTKEAAEQENVQDIHLFSDILHFNLDTDVIYFPGLWEGSPPMAPVNLGYSEHAEKVKDSVLSRLIPDRNTYFTLSETVTRMRDLWKGLLADDFVFSFRNNLELKAYMRIQSKFQEISFELETYINDYVCNECSTELQNQLEYSPSKIILQNVLTTIETKMRRVTNSKLIELDEKLENFFEIDEKKDIVIQWKHNKRSQLKELYDRLIPNADKRLLLLAKETKFRLIQDDQIADFETKAYNMAKKLACEFRGRLPEKDIIEQRFLLAWSDIVADVTTDDTEDTTQSIHSEIDKILCDKFRDKISLIEHFQNKLCHQLPMFERMKKLDGSISIYDIDAKEHLEIRKSCKHLWTGPDNIKLINHLRMQAIISANFTFQTIDDEIDKFSSTTKVKFDSTFVRKIFTIIVHDILDHNKQKTHPFKLTKTHESFVITHTSFYLKNKLSDLNKRYNQKFSLKSKVEQHKVKAWEIFHMMVKSASKDSIAVYCFKEVLSTAIVEHIRRQIPTRVAEDILRIFSHSKWELIKQILTDLEKGKSFNDYLRYINHPQAFAGSYLKNRTCETFFNKNDGEIKYYRIAEEQANIDFQAVSDVMYDLLQYDENLSTSSFTELLRRNLQAKVGITISSSSFSQVESHLQNTQTFIDLFIDKQIDGFKESVLANFQVKSDDQVEWVHSPYDKMMDILWGCHAKCPFCYEPCINAQKDHLKDGLHKCASHRVQGVCGRYWIKTKKLSEVFCNICVSKGSATFTHEDKYINFKDYKTIYPGWDIPPYPETSVYWKRFCCEYQQCLEKQYGMPITIPDHWKRFSKEDAINSITLEAS comes from the coding sequence ATGGAAAAAGCGGAAAATTACAGTCAGGACGAATTGTCCGAAAGTATTGTGAAGGAAAAATATGAGGATGGGGATCTTGTTCGTCATTTGATTGATTTCGgcccaaaaaaagaaaaatggattAAAGTGCTAAGAGAAAGTTTTAGTGTTACACGTGTAATCCAGCTGAAATATCTGAcaaaagatgaaataaaaaagttGCAATCGTATGCCGAACATGATTGGGAGAAGGAAGCCTTGAATACTTTACTAAAAAAAGAATTTACGCATGAACAAATGAAAGAGCTAATCCACATGATAAAGAGATTAAAAGATGACAAGTCGGTGTACGATGACAAACAGTCGTcagagaatgaaaaaaaaatgaaaatactacAACAAACAATTGGAATGAACGAAGTTGACTTTAAAGTGCCAAGAGAAAAAGAGGGGTTGAATGCCTTTGTTGACTCCGTTTCTCTTCACTTTGACGAACTTCAGAAAACTGTAAATAGGACACAATTATCAAATCATGCGGTCATTGAAAATGCATCCGGGGGCCTTGCCCTGTCTGGCATATATCTAGATAACTTAAACAATAACTATAAAAAATCTAGGACGGTACTCGAACTTAAAGACAAAGATAGTGTATGCTTAAAACAAAGTATTATGACTCAAATGGATAACACAGAAACGTTTAATGAATTTGAAAAGTACGACGAGTATACTCGTAATGTGGAAACTTTAGGTGTGACGTTGTCAGGCAAACTGAAAGCTTCGTATTTGGCCGCATCGGTTGAAATAGGGGCAAATTTCaacagacaaaaagaaaaaaaagaaaacaaacagcgGATTACCCAAAAGACATATTTTTGTCGAGAAAAATCTTGTACGATACCGGTAAAATCGTTTGAAATGACACCAGATAAGGTTTGTTTAACGCCACAAGCTATATCTAGATTAAAAGATATCGAAGAACTTATCTCATTAGAGAACAGCACTCAATTTATCCATGCAGAATGTTTAAGATTCTTTAAAGAATTTGGTTCCTTCGTAAATATGGGAACGCTAGAATTCGGGGGCACATACAAATGGAAAGCAACTTATGAGAGTGAATTAAAGTCTGATGAAAAGAAAACAAGCGAAGCACTTACAACAATTCTAACAGGTTATGTAAACGCTGGCATGTCGTTTGGACCAAAAAATGCAGGTGTTGCAGCTTCCAGTGATTATGTGTCTGAagaggaaaaatcaaaacttcaACTTAATCAGCAGGATAATAGTCATACCACCTTACATATAAACAAAGTTGGTGGGCCTACTGAAGTAGAAAACTTCCATATCTGGAGATATGGACTTTTGTCTTTCAACAGCACATGGTCTTTACTAGACAGAGGTGATCTTGTTGGAATATGGGACATAGTGTGCACTCAAACAACTGATTTTGTAAATAGTGAAAGTCTGTCATGTATGTTAAATGAGGCGTGGGTCAATAAAAAGAACATCCTAAACAAAGACTTCACGCAGGCGAAAGATTTGCAAACCAAACTGAAATTTACAATGCAGGAACTAAAAGAGTGGTCGCAGAAAGAAGAACCAAACATTGCAAATTGTTATCTAATTCTACAGAATCTAAATACAGTAAAAAAACTGAGGTTAGAAGTTCTTAAACTAGAGCGAGATCCTTTTGTTATAACCAATGAAACaatcaaaacatttttcaaaagaattgTGCAACAGAAAAAACGCTTCGATGAGACAACCGTCCAGCTGGTTAAACATACCATGAGGCAAATTTTGCATCCTTTTTGTCCGGAAGAAATGTCTGCGTGCTATTCAGTTTCAGCATGGTTACTTCCAGACAAAACATCAGTGACCCATTCAAGATTTTCGAATGAAATTAAAGATCTGCAAAGTTTTGTGTTTATCACAGAAACAAAATTTGTACCGTATATAAAATGCAACAATTTACAGCAATCGACTAATGCTGATTATATTACAACCGAGTTCCAAGAGATTTGCAAAAGGTGTTTGATAAACATGaaagaaaatgaaacatttcTTGATATCATTTTAATGACGGCAGTACTTTTACCTTTtggttttgatattttgaaatcgGTTTTTTCTAGACGTCTCTATGTTACATATGTTGATGATATTAAAGATGAAGTCAAACTATTACTTCAGATGCAAGACACTGTTCCAGCAAAATCAAGAATCGAGGTAGAAACTTGTATAGTAAATCTGTTCATTAAAAATCTTAGAGGTACGGAAAACATCGACAAAGATGAGAAaagtatatttgaaatatatcttTCTCCGATAAGTAATTCAGGAAGGTATACCAAAGAATTCAAGGAACTTTTGAGTTGCCAAGAGAATGCGTCACAATCAAAGTTAAATATATTTGAGGTTAACTTAAAGCGCTTTGAAACCAAGAAAAAAGAAAGTCTTTTACCTGCTATTTCCACGGAAGAAAATATTGTGCAAAATCCACTAATCCAGAACAAAACTAAAATCCTGCATACATACGATGACCACAGTTCGTTTTTGTCTCTACTTTCTCAGTTGGGTCTGAATAATTATTATCCAGATAAAATTCAGTTGCACGATGTAGTTAAGCTTAAAACATCCcaaaattctaatttaaaaagcATACCGTGGTTTTTTCTTAAAGGAATAATTTCATGTAGTGTGAGGTCAAGGGATGAGTTCCTAGAAGAGCTACTAGACGATCTGAATGAGACAGGTTCCGAAACAAATGATGATCCTTGGAATTCAGACAGTATTCAAGAAAGTCTTATAAAAGTTGCAATACATCCACTAGATCTTACTGTAATTGTTTATCAGTGTTGTTCCCCTCTTCTGAAACAGTTGTTTGCGGAAAAGATGTCGTTATGTAAACTAGCCTTCCCACTTGTCATCAACCATCAAGACAGCCTTGTTGTGAATCTCTGGTCTACCAGACTCAGCATTGTAGAAGAACGAACAAATTCAACACATAAAGAAATGTCTGCTGCAGATGTGACATCGCCGATTGTGTCAGTAATACGTCTTGGAGAAATATCTATGTCTAAATCgataatcataaataaaatgatatcaaAAAAAGGACATGACGCTTATCACCACAGAAATTGTTCCCTTGGGACATCATGTCGTGTCATTAGTAATGGAACAATAGAGTCAGCTTGGTGTTTATCAGCTGATAGGAGTGTTTTTTATCTGAATTTGCGCGGAGACGCTTTTCAGCACACAAGCCAAGTAAATTTTTTGTTGAAACTATCATCAGTTATTGTAGTCATGCTTCCTATTAAAATGTTAGATCACGAATGGACACAATCCTTCCTCAAAACACGAATAACTACTTCACCAGATAGTAGAATCATATTTGCATTTGATGGCCAGAATGAAAGCAACCATAAGGCTAAGGAATTATGCGATCAATTTAGACAAAGAAATAGTGTGGACAAAAAGACCACTCTTATGTGTTGTTTAGCACTTCGGGATGTTAAGATAAACCTTGATAAGATGTGCAAGGATTTGAATGATAGCATATCAAAGTTACTGAACAAGAAATCACTTTTAAACGAGAAACCAGAAGAAACGAATTTACTAtcacaaatgaaattaaaagacaATCAATCTTTTTCAAAGAGAGTTGCAAGTTTAAGGTTACCTGGTGTAATTGTTGATGAGGATTTAAAGATGTACACCAAATATAGGCATATGGCAGAAAAGCTAATGAACCTTATACCACAAAAGTCGTCTCACGTTAAAGAAATTGTCATTCCACTTCAAGGCGAGCTTTTACTGTCTCTGACAAATGCACTAAAAACAGCAAGTAAATCGTCAGAAAAATTGGGAAACACAAAAATTGATGATTTATTGAATAAGGTGAAGGAAAAACGAAAGGAGCAGGCAAACACGTTCACCCAAAATGAAGCCCTTCTGTTTATCAAAACCTTTCTGGAAAGCATAAGAAGATTATACAAGTCAGAtgaatattatgttatttttgtaCGATATCTTAAACTGTTTTTGGATCGCAGGTCCAGAGAGGTAATTCCTGGAGAAAGGGAAAAGTATAAGCAAATGTGGGGCACAATTCAACAAGCACAAAAAACTGACAACACAGTGAGTAATTCTATGAAGGACAAGTTCAAAGCATGTGAAAAAAATCTAGCAGACACATCGTTTGGATTAGAACATTTGCTTCGAGAATTGGGTCAAGTATATGAGGCAATGTCGtttcaaaaatctaatttatCAGAAACTGAGTTAAATTATCTAGACAGCATTCCAGAAGTTGTTGCAAATTTACTTTTGCAAGGAGAATCATTTGAATTGATGAATGGGGACGTAGGGTACGTTCCTTTGATGTGGATAGAAGCAGTATTTTGTCACATTATGCGCATTGTTGGTGACAAAAAGGTTTTAATTCTATCGGTGTTGGGAATCCAGAGCTCTGGTAAATCAACGCTACTCAATACTATGTTTGGACTCCAATTTTCTGTGTGCGCTGGACGCTGTACACGTGGGGTATATGTGCAGCTTTTGCCAGTCGAAGACAACAAGAACTATGAGTATCTCTTAGTAGTTGATACTGAGGGTATACGTGCTCCAGAACTTAAAGACACAAGGTACGATCATGACAATGAGCTAGCAACATATGTCATTGGGATGGGAGATGTTATATTGATAAACATCAATGGAGAAAACACAATAGAGCTTACTGATATTCTAGGAATAGTAGTTCAAGCCTTAATGCGCCTAAGAACTGTAAATAAAACATCTGAACTAAAAAAACGGTGTATTTTTGTTCACCAAAATGTTGCTGCATCAGATGCTAGTGACAAAATGTTACAACAGAGACAAAACCTAGTTGATGAACTAAACGAAAGAACTAAAGAAGCAGCCGAACAGGAAAATGTACAAGATATCCATCTTTTTAGTGACATCCTACATTTTAATCTTGACACCGACGTCATATATTTTCCTGGTCTATGGGAAGGAAGTCCTCCTATGGCACCGGTAAATCTTGGTTATAGTGAACATGCAGAAAAAGTCAAAGATTCAGTTCTGTCCAGACTTATTCCTGATAGAAACACATATTTCACTCTATCAGAAACTGTTACTCGAATGAGAGACCTCTGGAAGGGTCTTTTAGCTGATGATTTTGTATTTAGTTTTCGAAACAACTTAGAACTGAAGGCTTATATGCGGATTCAAAGTAAGTTTCAGGAGATTTCGTTTGAATTGGAAACGTATATAAATGACTATGTATGCAATGAGTGTAGTACTGAGTTGCAAAATCAACTCGAATATTCACCCTCAAAAATTATACTTCAGAATGTGTTGACAACTATAGAAACAAAAATGAGACGAGTAACTAATTCAAAATTAATAGAACTAGACGAAAAATTAGAAAACTTTTTTGAAATAGATGAGAAAAAGGACATAGTTATACAATGGAAACACAACAAAAGATCTCAATTGAAAGAACTTTATGATAGACTTATACCAAATGCAGATAAACGTTTGCTTCTTTTAGCTAAGGAAACAAAGTTCAGATTAATCCAAGATGATCAAATAGCTGATTTTGAAACAAAGGCGTATAATATGGCAAAAAAATTGGCTTGTGAGTTTAGAGGCAGACTTCCCGAGAAGGACATAATTGAGCAAAGATTTTTATTAGCATGGTCTGACATTGTTGCAGATGTTACGACAGACGATACTGAAGACACCACACAATCAATCCACTCTGAAATAGATAAGATTTTGTGTGACAAATTTCGGGACAAAATATCACTTATAGaacactttcaaaataaattatgtcATCAATTACCGATGTTTGAGAGGATGAAGAAATTAGACGGAAGCATAAGTATTTATGATATAGATGCTAAAGAACATCTTGAAATTCGGAAGTCTTGTAAACACTTATGGACAGGGCCAGACAACATTAAACTTATCAATCACCTTCGAATGCAAGCCATTATCAGCGCAAATTTCACCTTTCAAACTATCGACGACGAGATAGATAAGTTCTCTTCGACTACAAAAGTAAAATTTGATTCAACATTCGTGAGGAAAATTTTTACCATTATTGTACATGATATATTAGatcacaataaacaaaaaacacacCCGTTTAAATTGACAAAAACTCACGAAAGCTTTGTTATAACTCATACTTctttctatttaaaaaataagCTTTCAGATTTGAATAAAAGATACAATCAAAAATTTAGTCTTAAATCTAAAGTAGAGCAGCATAAAGTAAAAGCATGGGAAATTTTCCATATGATGGTCAAGTCTGCCTCTAAGGATTCAATTGCAGTATACTGCTTTAAGGAAGTGTTGTCAACTGCAATCGTCGAACACATTCGTAGGCAAATTCCAACTAGGGTAGCAGaggatattttaagaatatttagtCATTCTAAGTGGGAGTTGATAAAGCAAATATTAACTGATCTAGAGAAAGGAAAATCTTTTAATGATTACCTTCGATACATTAATCATCCTCAAGCATTTGCAGGATCATATCTAAAGAACAGAACTTGCGaaacgtttttcaataaaaatgatggtgaaataaaatattatagaattGCAGAAGAACAAGCGAATATTGACTTCCAAGCAGTATCTGATGTTATGTACGACCTTCTTCAATACGATGAAAATTTGTCAACCTCGTCATTTACAGAACTTCTTCGTAGAAACTTGCAAGCCAAAGTTGGAATTACAATTTCAAGCTCGTCCTTTTCTCAGGTGGAATcacatttacaaaatacacaaacttttattgatttgtttataGATAAACAAATAGACGGATTTAAAGAATCAGTTTTGGCCAATTTCCAAGTCAAATCGGACGATCAAGTTGAATGGGTACATAGTCCATACGATAAAATGATGGACATTTTGTGGGGATGTCATGCCAAGTGTCCTTTTTGTTATGAGCCTTGCATAAATGCTCAAAAAGATCATTTGAAGGATGGTCTCCATAAATGCGCTTCTCATAGGGTTCAGGGAGTATGTGGTAGATActggataaaaacaaaaaaactatctGAAGTATTTTGCAATATATGTGTATCCAAAGGATCAGCCACATTCACACACGaggataaatatataaattttaaagattataaaacaatatatccAGGTTGGGATATTCCTCCATATCCCGAAACGTCAGTTTACTGGAAAAGGTTTTGCTGCGAATACCAGCAATGCTTAGAAAAACAATATGGAATGCCCATCACCATTCCTGATCATTGGAAAAGATTTTCAAAAGAGGACGCCATCAACAGTATCACTTTAGAGGCTAGTTGA